A region from the Lysobacter antibioticus genome encodes:
- the atpG gene encoding F0F1 ATP synthase subunit gamma: MAGGREIKTKIKSVQNTRKVTRALEMVSASKIRKAQDRMKTSRPYARVIKQVIGHLAQANTDYKHPYMVERKDPKRVGYVIVSSDRGLAGGLNNNLFRKLLGEIRKWQEQGVEVDVVTIGQKASVFFRRIKVNMLASVTHLGDKPHLEQLVGVIKVMLDAYSAGNIDRVFLSYNDFVNTMTQRAAFDQLLPLPAPETQVAKHDWDYIYEPDAQTVLDHVLTRYIESLVYQAVLENVASEHAARMVAMKSASDNASKLIGTLNLVYNKARQAAITQEISEIVGGAAAV; this comes from the coding sequence ATGGCCGGCGGCAGAGAAATCAAAACCAAGATCAAGAGCGTGCAGAACACCCGCAAGGTGACGCGCGCGCTCGAAATGGTCTCGGCTTCCAAGATCCGCAAGGCGCAGGATCGGATGAAGACCTCGCGCCCGTACGCGCGCGTGATCAAGCAGGTGATCGGTCACCTGGCCCAGGCCAATACCGATTACAAGCATCCGTACATGGTCGAGCGCAAAGATCCCAAGCGCGTCGGCTATGTGATCGTGTCGTCCGACCGCGGCCTGGCCGGCGGCCTCAACAACAACCTGTTCCGCAAGCTGCTCGGCGAAATCCGCAAGTGGCAGGAGCAGGGCGTCGAGGTCGACGTGGTCACCATCGGCCAGAAGGCGTCGGTATTCTTCCGCCGCATCAAGGTCAACATGCTCGCTTCGGTCACCCATCTGGGCGACAAGCCGCACCTGGAGCAGTTGGTCGGCGTGATCAAGGTCATGTTGGACGCCTACAGCGCCGGCAACATCGATCGCGTGTTCCTGAGCTACAACGATTTCGTCAACACGATGACCCAGCGCGCGGCGTTCGATCAGCTGCTGCCGCTGCCGGCGCCGGAGACGCAGGTCGCCAAGCACGACTGGGACTACATCTACGAACCCGATGCGCAGACCGTGCTCGATCACGTGCTGACGCGCTACATCGAGTCGCTGGTGTACCAGGCGGTGTTGGAGAACGTGGCTTCCGAGCATGCCGCGCGCATGGTCGCGATGAAGTCGGCGAGCGACAACGCCAGCAAGCTGATCGGCACCCTGAACCTGGTCTACAACAAGGCCCGCCAGGCAGCGATCACCCAGGAAATCTCCGAAATCGTCGGCGGCGCCGCGGCGGTCTAA
- a CDS encoding glycosyltransferase, giving the protein MRSAVLIPCYNEARTVAKVVADFRRVLPDAEVWVFDNASTDDTAAIARAAGARVHRVPAKGKGNVVRAMFREVEADVYVMVDGDDTYPADHAAMLIEDIVEGRADMVVGTRLESHDSGSFRRFHGFGNRLVRWSIGRLFGQPVRDVLSGYRAFSRRFVKSMPVLSSGFEIETEMTVFAMAHAFVLSERTVPYGVRPEGSESKLNTFRDGFRVLRTIGFLFKDLRPLLFFGVAALIAGLASLGFGAFVVHEYTLSGEVTHPSTAVLAAALALTAFILLATGLILDTVNRRSNEILRLITDQVVRYRSE; this is encoded by the coding sequence TTGCGCAGCGCAGTACTCATCCCCTGCTACAACGAAGCCCGGACGGTGGCCAAGGTGGTCGCCGACTTCCGCCGCGTCCTGCCCGACGCCGAGGTCTGGGTGTTCGACAACGCCAGCACCGACGACACCGCGGCGATCGCGCGCGCCGCCGGCGCCCGGGTGCACCGCGTGCCGGCCAAGGGCAAGGGCAACGTGGTGCGTGCGATGTTCCGCGAGGTCGAGGCCGACGTCTATGTGATGGTCGACGGCGACGACACCTACCCGGCCGATCACGCCGCGATGCTGATCGAGGACATCGTCGAGGGACGCGCCGACATGGTGGTCGGCACGCGGCTGGAAAGCCACGACAGCGGTTCGTTCCGGCGCTTTCATGGCTTCGGCAATCGCCTGGTGCGCTGGAGCATCGGCCGCCTATTCGGGCAGCCGGTGCGCGATGTGCTGTCGGGCTACCGCGCCTTCTCGCGCCGCTTCGTCAAATCGATGCCGGTGCTGTCGAGCGGTTTCGAAATCGAGACCGAGATGACCGTGTTCGCGATGGCCCACGCCTTCGTACTCAGCGAACGCACCGTGCCCTACGGCGTGCGCCCGGAAGGCAGCGAGTCCAAGCTCAACACCTTCCGCGACGGTTTCCGCGTGCTGCGCACGATCGGTTTTTTGTTCAAGGATCTGCGGCCGCTGCTGTTCTTCGGCGTCGCCGCCTTGATCGCGGGTTTGGCGAGCCTGGGCTTCGGCGCCTTCGTCGTCCACGAATACACCCTCAGCGGCGAAGTCACCCATCCCTCGACCGCGGTGCTCGCCGCGGCCCTGGCCCTGACCGCCTTCATCCTGCTCGCGACCGGGCTGATCCTCGACACCGTCAACCGGCGCTCGAACGAGATCCTGCGCCTGATCACCGACCAGGTGGTGCGCTACAGATCGGAGTGA
- the atpA gene encoding F0F1 ATP synthase subunit alpha, with amino-acid sequence MASTQLNPSEISELIKTRIEKVKLAAEARNEGTVTSVSDGIVRIHGLADVMQGEMIELPNNTFALALNLERDSVGAVVLGDYEHLREGDIAKTTARILEVPVGRELLGRVVNALGEPIDGKGPIAATMTAPVERVAPGVIWRKSVDQPVQTGYKTVDAMIPIGRGQRELIIGDRQTGKTALAIDAIINQKGTGIKCVYVAIGQKASSVANVVRKLEENGALAHTIVVAATASESAAMQYISAYSGCTMGEYFLDRGEDALIVYDDLSKQAVAYRQISLLLKRPPGREAYPGDVFYLHSRLLERAARVSTDYVEKFTNGEVKGKTGSLTALPIIETQAGDVSAFVPTNVISITDGQIFLETDLFNAGIRPAVNAGISVSRVGGAAQTKIVKKLSGGIRIALAQYRELAAFAQFASDLDEATRKQLERGQRVTELMKQKQYAPMSIALQSLSIYAVDKGHMDDVPVAKIGAFEEALHAHFTNTAGELVKKINDSGDWNDEIEGAFKKGIEEFKRTGTW; translated from the coding sequence ATGGCAAGCACCCAGCTCAACCCGTCCGAAATCAGCGAACTGATCAAGACCCGCATCGAGAAGGTCAAGCTGGCCGCCGAAGCGCGCAATGAAGGCACGGTCACCTCGGTGTCCGACGGCATCGTGCGCATCCACGGCCTGGCCGACGTGATGCAGGGCGAAATGATCGAACTGCCGAACAACACCTTCGCCCTGGCGTTGAACCTGGAGCGCGACTCGGTCGGCGCCGTGGTGCTGGGCGATTACGAACACCTGCGCGAAGGCGACATCGCCAAGACCACCGCACGCATCCTGGAAGTGCCGGTCGGCCGCGAACTGCTCGGCCGCGTCGTCAACGCGCTCGGCGAGCCGATCGACGGCAAGGGCCCGATCGCCGCGACCATGACCGCTCCGGTGGAGCGCGTGGCCCCGGGCGTGATCTGGCGCAAGTCGGTCGACCAGCCGGTGCAGACCGGTTACAAGACCGTCGACGCGATGATCCCGATCGGCCGCGGCCAGCGCGAGCTGATCATCGGCGACCGCCAGACCGGCAAGACCGCCCTGGCGATCGACGCGATCATCAACCAGAAGGGCACCGGCATTAAGTGCGTGTACGTCGCGATCGGCCAGAAGGCTAGCTCGGTCGCCAACGTCGTGCGCAAGCTCGAAGAGAACGGCGCGCTCGCCCACACCATCGTGGTCGCCGCGACCGCGTCCGAATCGGCCGCGATGCAGTACATCAGCGCCTACTCGGGCTGCACCATGGGCGAGTACTTCCTCGACCGCGGCGAAGACGCGCTGATCGTGTACGACGATCTGTCCAAGCAGGCCGTGGCCTACCGCCAGATCTCGCTGCTGCTCAAGCGCCCGCCGGGCCGCGAAGCCTACCCGGGCGACGTGTTCTACCTGCACAGCCGCCTGCTCGAGCGCGCCGCGCGCGTGTCGACCGACTACGTCGAGAAGTTCACCAACGGCGAAGTGAAGGGCAAGACCGGTTCGCTGACCGCGCTGCCGATCATCGAAACCCAGGCCGGCGACGTCTCGGCGTTCGTGCCGACCAACGTGATCTCGATCACCGACGGCCAGATCTTCCTGGAAACCGACCTGTTCAACGCCGGCATCCGCCCGGCCGTGAACGCCGGTATCTCGGTGTCGCGCGTCGGCGGCGCGGCCCAGACCAAGATCGTCAAGAAGCTGTCCGGCGGCATCCGTATCGCCCTGGCCCAGTACCGCGAGCTGGCTGCGTTCGCGCAGTTCGCTTCCGACCTCGACGAAGCCACCCGCAAGCAGCTCGAGCGCGGTCAGCGCGTGACCGAGCTGATGAAGCAGAAGCAGTACGCGCCGATGTCGATCGCCCTGCAGTCGCTGTCGATCTACGCGGTCGACAAGGGCCACATGGACGACGTGCCGGTGGCCAAGATCGGTGCGTTCGAAGAGGCGCTGCACGCGCACTTCACCAACACCGCCGGCGAGCTGGTCAAGAAGATCAACGACAGCGGCGACTGGAACGACGAGATCGAAGGCGCCTTCAAGAAGGGCATCGAAGAGTTCAAGCGGACCGGGACCTGGTGA
- a CDS encoding F0F1 ATP synthase subunit B, which yields MNPNMTFFGQMLSFAILVWFTMKFIWPPLNAAIEERQKKIAEGLAAAERSQKDLAQAQESVDAALREARTKANEIIDQAHQRANQIIDQAKTDAVVEGTRLKALADAEIAAATDRAREDLRKQVSTLAVTGAEKLLKREIDANAHKALLDELAAEI from the coding sequence ATGAATCCCAACATGACTTTCTTCGGTCAGATGCTCTCCTTCGCGATCCTCGTATGGTTCACGATGAAGTTCATTTGGCCGCCGCTGAACGCAGCGATCGAAGAGCGCCAGAAGAAAATCGCCGAAGGTCTTGCGGCTGCCGAACGCAGCCAGAAAGACCTTGCGCAGGCGCAGGAAAGCGTCGACGCGGCGCTGCGTGAAGCCCGTACCAAGGCCAACGAGATCATCGATCAGGCGCATCAGCGCGCCAATCAGATCATCGACCAGGCCAAGACCGACGCCGTCGTCGAAGGCACGCGCCTGAAAGCGCTGGCCGACGCCGAAATCGCCGCGGCCACCGATCGCGCTCGCGAGGATCTGCGTAAGCAGGTGTCCACGCTGGCCGTGACCGGCGCCGAAAAGCTGCTCAAGCGCGAAATCGACGCAAACGCCCACAAGGCGCTGCTCGACGAGCTGGCCGCAGAAATCTGA
- a CDS encoding GtrA family protein codes for MSLTRQSRNYLMFGVFQYFIDWGVMVGLSHMGMPVEAANLAGRISGALLGFWLNGRFTFASEDTRVGRRQFGRFVAMWIATTIASTWAISTVDAYAGLKWTWLAKPVIEVILGGIGFLASRHWVYRR; via the coding sequence ATGAGTCTCACCCGCCAGAGCCGCAATTACCTCATGTTCGGGGTATTTCAGTACTTCATCGACTGGGGCGTCATGGTCGGGCTGAGCCATATGGGCATGCCGGTGGAGGCCGCGAACCTGGCCGGCCGCATCAGCGGCGCCTTGCTCGGCTTCTGGCTCAACGGGCGTTTTACCTTCGCCAGCGAAGACACCCGGGTCGGTCGACGCCAGTTCGGGCGTTTCGTGGCGATGTGGATCGCCACCACCATCGCCAGCACCTGGGCGATCAGTACCGTCGATGCCTACGCTGGCCTCAAATGGACCTGGCTCGCCAAACCGGTGATCGAAGTGATCCTGGGAGGCATCGGCTTCCTCGCTTCGCGCCATTGGGTGTATCGACGCTGA
- the atpE gene encoding F0F1 ATP synthase subunit C, with protein MEFIANVQGLTAIAIGIIIGLGALGACLGIAIMGSKFLESAARQPELVPMLQGRMFLLAGLIDAAFIIGLAVALFFAFANPLIEAVKLAGAAG; from the coding sequence ATGGAGTTCATCGCCAACGTTCAGGGTCTGACCGCCATCGCGATCGGCATCATCATCGGCCTCGGCGCGCTCGGCGCTTGCCTGGGCATCGCGATCATGGGTTCGAAGTTCCTCGAATCCGCCGCGCGTCAGCCGGAGCTGGTCCCGATGCTGCAGGGCCGCATGTTCCTGCTCGCCGGCCTGATCGACGCCGCGTTCATCATCGGTCTCGCCGTCGCTCTGTTCTTCGCGTTCGCCAACCCGCTGATCGAAGCCGTCAAGCTCGCTGGCGCCGCTGGCTGA
- the lpdA gene encoding dihydrolipoyl dehydrogenase, with product MANNIEVKVPDIGGYDDVPVIELLVAVGDTVKKDQGLVTLESDKATMEVPSSADGVVKSISVKIGDKVSEGAVIAILEAEGAGEAPKPAAEKSAPAPAEASKPTAAAVAPPAAASSAPAPSAAAASGRKADVECRMLVLGSGPGGYTAAFRAADLGLDTVLVERYASLGGVCLNVGCIPSKALLHAAAVIDEAEHASDYGVSFGKPSIDLDALRKYKEKVVGQLTKGLAGMAKQRKVRVVSGTGSFVSPNELEVAGEGGTQLIRFEQCIIAAGSQAVKLGNFPWDDKRVMDSTDALELAEIPRKLLVVGGGIIGLEMATVYRALGSEVTVVEFMDQLMPGADPDLVKPLADRLKKQGVAVYLKTKAAATEALKEGIKVSFESAEAGKAAALEATVYDRVLVAVGRAPNGGKIGADKAGVSVTERGFIPADRQMRTNVPHIFAIGDLVGNPMLAHKATHEGKLAAEVAAGEKKEWVARVIPSVAYTDPEIAWVGVTESEAKAKGLKVGIGKFPWAASGRAIGIGRTEGFTKLIFDEATHRIVGGGIVGVHAGDLIAEIGLAIEMGCEVADIGHTIHPHPTLSESVGMAAEVFDGTITDLYIPKKKG from the coding sequence ATGGCCAACAACATCGAAGTGAAGGTTCCCGACATCGGCGGCTACGACGACGTGCCGGTGATCGAATTGCTGGTCGCCGTCGGCGATACGGTGAAGAAAGACCAGGGCCTGGTCACGCTGGAATCGGACAAGGCGACGATGGAAGTGCCTTCGTCGGCCGACGGTGTGGTCAAGTCGATCAGCGTCAAGATCGGCGACAAGGTTTCGGAGGGCGCGGTGATCGCGATCCTCGAAGCGGAAGGCGCAGGCGAGGCGCCGAAGCCGGCTGCGGAAAAGAGCGCGCCGGCGCCGGCCGAAGCGTCGAAGCCCACCGCCGCTGCGGTGGCTCCGCCGGCAGCGGCCAGCAGCGCACCCGCACCGAGCGCCGCCGCGGCAAGCGGCCGCAAGGCCGATGTCGAATGCCGCATGCTCGTGCTCGGCTCCGGCCCCGGCGGCTACACCGCCGCGTTCCGCGCCGCCGACCTCGGCCTCGACACCGTGCTGGTCGAGCGTTATGCGAGCCTCGGCGGCGTTTGTCTCAATGTCGGCTGTATTCCGTCCAAGGCGTTGCTGCATGCGGCCGCGGTCATCGACGAGGCCGAGCACGCCAGCGACTACGGCGTCAGCTTCGGCAAGCCGAGCATCGACCTGGATGCGTTGCGCAAATACAAGGAAAAAGTGGTCGGCCAGCTGACCAAGGGCCTGGCCGGCATGGCCAAGCAGCGCAAAGTGCGCGTGGTCTCCGGTACCGGCAGCTTCGTCTCGCCCAACGAACTGGAAGTGGCGGGCGAGGGCGGCACCCAATTGATCCGCTTCGAGCAGTGCATCATCGCCGCCGGTTCGCAGGCGGTGAAGCTCGGCAATTTCCCGTGGGACGACAAGCGCGTGATGGACTCCACCGACGCGCTGGAACTGGCCGAGATTCCGCGGAAACTGCTGGTCGTCGGCGGCGGCATCATCGGCCTGGAAATGGCCACGGTGTACCGCGCCTTGGGCAGCGAAGTCACCGTGGTCGAGTTCATGGACCAGTTGATGCCGGGCGCCGATCCCGATCTGGTCAAGCCGCTCGCCGACCGCCTGAAGAAGCAGGGCGTGGCGGTGTATCTGAAGACCAAGGCCGCGGCCACCGAGGCGTTGAAGGAAGGCATCAAGGTCTCCTTCGAAAGCGCTGAGGCCGGCAAGGCCGCCGCGCTCGAGGCGACCGTCTACGACCGCGTGTTGGTCGCGGTGGGCCGCGCGCCTAACGGCGGCAAGATCGGTGCCGACAAAGCCGGCGTCAGCGTCACCGAACGCGGCTTCATCCCGGCCGACCGGCAGATGCGCACCAACGTGCCGCACATCTTCGCCATCGGCGATCTGGTCGGTAACCCGATGCTCGCCCACAAGGCCACCCACGAAGGCAAGCTCGCCGCCGAAGTGGCCGCCGGCGAGAAGAAAGAGTGGGTGGCGCGGGTGATTCCGTCGGTGGCCTATACCGATCCGGAAATCGCCTGGGTCGGCGTCACCGAGAGCGAAGCCAAGGCCAAGGGTCTCAAGGTCGGCATCGGCAAGTTCCCGTGGGCCGCCAGCGGCCGCGCGATCGGCATCGGCCGCACCGAGGGCTTCACCAAGCTGATCTTCGACGAAGCCACCCACCGCATCGTCGGCGGCGGCATCGTCGGTGTGCACGCCGGCGACCTGATCGCCGAGATCGGCCTGGCGATCGAGATGGGCTGTGAAGTCGCCGACATCGGCCACACCATCCACCCGCACCCGACCCTGAGCGAATCGGTCGGCATGGCCGCCGAGGTGTTTGACGGCACCATCACCGATCTGTATATCCCGAAGAAGAAGGGCTGA
- a CDS encoding DUF2061 domain-containing protein — protein sequence MSKTLSFACVHFSVAFLVGYLMTGSVWVGGALALVEPACNTVAFHFHEKIWKRIERRRAAASPGALAT from the coding sequence ATGAGCAAGACCCTCAGCTTTGCCTGCGTGCATTTCTCGGTCGCGTTCCTCGTCGGCTACCTGATGACCGGCAGCGTCTGGGTCGGCGGCGCGCTGGCCCTGGTCGAACCGGCCTGCAATACGGTGGCCTTCCACTTTCACGAGAAGATCTGGAAGCGGATCGAACGCCGCCGCGCCGCGGCCTCGCCGGGCGCACTGGCGACTTGA
- the atpD gene encoding F0F1 ATP synthase subunit beta gives MSSSQGKIVQIIGAVVDVEFARESVPRVYDALKVENTAITLEVQQQLGDGIVRAIALGSTDGLKRNLIAINTGKGVSVPVGVGTLGRIMNVLGEPIDEAGPVEATEHWEIHRAAPDYADQSSGNELLETGIKVIDLMCPFAKGGKVGLFGGAGVGKTVNMLELINNIATEHSGLSVFAGVGERTREGNDFYHEMAEAGVIQLESLKDSKVAMVYGQMNEPPGNRLRVALTGLTMAEYFRDEKDENGKGRDVLFFVDNIYRYTLAGTEVSALLGRMPSAVGYQPTLAEEMGVLQERITSTKTGSITSIQAVYVPADDLTDPSPATTFAHLDATVVLSRNIASLGIYPAVDPLDSTSRQLDPNVIGAEHYDTARRVQATLQKYKELKDIIAILGMDELSEEDKQAVSRARKIERFFSQPFHVAEVFTGAPGKYVSLKDTIRGFKGIVEGEYDHLPEQAFYMVGGIEEAVEKAKKMGVG, from the coding sequence ATGAGCAGCAGCCAGGGCAAGATCGTTCAGATCATCGGTGCGGTCGTCGACGTCGAGTTCGCACGCGAATCGGTGCCGCGCGTGTACGACGCGCTGAAGGTCGAGAACACCGCCATCACGCTCGAAGTGCAGCAGCAGCTCGGCGACGGCATCGTGCGCGCGATCGCGCTCGGTTCCACCGACGGCCTCAAGCGCAACCTGATCGCCATCAACACCGGCAAGGGCGTTTCGGTGCCGGTCGGCGTGGGCACCCTGGGCCGCATCATGAATGTGCTCGGCGAGCCGATCGACGAAGCCGGTCCGGTCGAAGCCACCGAGCATTGGGAAATCCACCGCGCGGCTCCCGATTACGCCGACCAGTCCTCGGGCAACGAGCTGCTGGAAACCGGCATCAAGGTCATCGACCTGATGTGCCCGTTCGCCAAGGGCGGCAAGGTCGGCCTGTTCGGCGGCGCCGGCGTGGGCAAGACGGTCAACATGCTCGAGCTGATCAACAACATCGCCACCGAGCACTCGGGTCTGTCGGTGTTCGCAGGCGTCGGCGAGCGTACCCGCGAAGGCAACGACTTCTACCACGAGATGGCCGAAGCCGGCGTCATCCAGCTCGAGAGCCTGAAGGACTCGAAGGTCGCGATGGTGTACGGCCAGATGAACGAGCCGCCGGGCAACCGTCTGCGCGTCGCCCTGACCGGCCTGACCATGGCCGAATACTTCCGCGACGAGAAGGACGAGAACGGCAAGGGCCGCGACGTCCTGTTCTTCGTCGACAACATCTACCGCTACACGCTGGCCGGTACCGAAGTGTCGGCGCTGCTCGGCCGTATGCCGTCGGCGGTGGGTTACCAGCCGACCCTGGCCGAGGAAATGGGCGTCCTGCAGGAGCGCATCACCTCGACCAAGACCGGTTCGATCACCTCGATCCAGGCCGTGTACGTGCCCGCGGACGACCTGACCGACCCGTCGCCGGCCACCACCTTCGCCCACCTCGACGCCACCGTCGTGTTGAGCCGTAACATCGCATCGCTGGGTATCTACCCGGCGGTCGACCCGCTCGACTCGACCTCGCGTCAGCTCGACCCGAACGTGATCGGCGCCGAGCACTACGACACCGCGCGTCGCGTCCAGGCCACCTTGCAGAAGTACAAGGAGCTCAAGGACATCATCGCGATCCTCGGCATGGACGAGCTGTCGGAAGAAGACAAGCAGGCCGTGTCGCGCGCGCGCAAGATCGAGCGTTTCTTCTCGCAGCCCTTCCACGTCGCCGAAGTGTTCACCGGCGCGCCGGGCAAGTACGTGTCGCTGAAGGACACGATCCGCGGCTTCAAGGGCATCGTCGAAGGCGAGTACGACCACCTGCCGGAGCAGGCGTTCTACATGGTCGGCGGCATCGAGGAAGCGGTCGAGAAGGCCAAGAAGATGGGCGTGGGCTGA
- a CDS encoding F0F1 ATP synthase subunit epsilon codes for MATTFRCDIVSAEEEIFHGEATLLVATGEIGELGIAPRHAPLITRLKPGKVVVTLPSGEQLDFVVSGGILEVQPQVVTVLADTAIRAQDIDEAAVRAAKEEAERMLANRGPQMDVAEAQSKLAEAMAQLQALERLRKNIKH; via the coding sequence ATGGCCACTACGTTCCGTTGCGACATCGTCAGCGCCGAGGAAGAAATCTTCCACGGCGAGGCGACGCTGCTCGTCGCCACCGGCGAGATCGGCGAACTCGGCATCGCACCGCGCCACGCGCCGCTGATCACGCGCCTGAAGCCCGGCAAGGTCGTGGTGACCCTGCCGAGCGGCGAACAGCTGGATTTCGTCGTCTCCGGCGGCATCCTGGAAGTGCAGCCGCAGGTCGTGACCGTGCTGGCCGACACCGCGATCCGCGCCCAGGACATCGACGAGGCTGCCGTCCGCGCCGCCAAGGAAGAAGCCGAGCGCATGCTCGCCAACCGCGGCCCGCAGATGGATGTCGCCGAAGCGCAGTCCAAGCTCGCCGAGGCGATGGCGCAGCTGCAGGCGCTGGAGCGTCTGCGCAAGAACATCAAGCACTGA
- a CDS encoding F0F1 ATP synthase subunit delta codes for MSQNLTLARPYARAAFAAANDAGRSAEWSQALAFAARVAGDPQVQGLLGHPQLTLADAVGLVAIDGADEAFQRFLALLADNRRLALLPEISGQFEELRAEADRVVKAKVTSASDLPAAELESITAALVKRFGRKVEVETAVDASLIGGAVIDAGDVVIDGSLKGKLARLQTALAG; via the coding sequence ATGAGCCAGAACCTTACCCTCGCACGTCCGTACGCCCGCGCCGCTTTCGCGGCCGCGAACGACGCCGGCCGCTCCGCCGAATGGTCCCAGGCGCTCGCCTTCGCGGCGCGCGTCGCCGGCGATCCGCAGGTGCAGGGGCTGCTCGGTCATCCGCAGCTGACCCTGGCCGACGCCGTCGGCCTGGTCGCGATCGACGGCGCGGACGAAGCCTTCCAGCGCTTTCTCGCGCTGCTGGCCGACAACCGCCGTCTGGCGCTGCTGCCGGAGATCTCCGGTCAGTTCGAGGAACTGCGCGCCGAAGCCGATCGCGTGGTCAAGGCCAAGGTCACCTCCGCCAGCGATCTGCCCGCGGCCGAACTCGAATCGATCACGGCCGCGCTGGTGAAGCGCTTCGGCCGCAAGGTCGAAGTCGAGACGGCCGTCGACGCGTCGCTGATCGGCGGCGCGGTGATCGATGCCGGCGACGTGGTGATCGATGGCTCGCTCAAGGGCAAGCTCGCGCGCCTGCAGACGGCGCTGGCCGGTTAA
- the atpB gene encoding F0F1 ATP synthase subunit A, translating into MSEQTGSGGLNEYIKHHLTHNTSEVFGSEALSKFNFDSWIVALVLGLLFILWFGLAARKATAGVPSKGQAFVEIILEFIDGQVKDTFHGDRRSVTPLALTIFMWVVFMNTMDLLPLDLFGWLVHVTAGPEAAHHTYFRAVPTADLNTTFAISASVFFILIGHAVSAKGVGGFGKELVTAPFHAHGPMKLVLVPVNLVMNIIEWLVKPVSLAMRLFGNMYGGELVFMLIAGLMGSIYTFVPGVIANAAWAIFHILIILLQAFIFMILTVVYIAGARESH; encoded by the coding sequence GTGAGTGAACAGACCGGTTCGGGCGGCCTGAACGAATACATCAAGCACCATTTGACCCACAACACCAGTGAGGTCTTTGGCAGTGAAGCGTTGTCGAAGTTCAATTTCGACTCGTGGATCGTCGCTTTGGTGCTCGGCCTGCTCTTCATCCTGTGGTTCGGTCTGGCGGCACGCAAGGCCACCGCGGGCGTCCCGAGCAAGGGCCAGGCCTTCGTCGAGATCATTCTCGAGTTCATCGACGGCCAGGTGAAGGACACCTTCCACGGCGACCGCCGTTCGGTGACCCCGCTGGCGCTGACCATCTTCATGTGGGTCGTGTTCATGAACACGATGGACCTGCTGCCGCTCGATCTGTTCGGCTGGCTGGTCCACGTCACCGCCGGTCCGGAAGCGGCGCACCACACGTATTTCCGCGCCGTCCCGACCGCCGACCTCAATACGACCTTCGCGATCTCGGCCTCGGTGTTCTTCATCCTGATCGGCCACGCGGTTTCGGCCAAGGGCGTCGGCGGCTTCGGCAAGGAGCTGGTCACCGCGCCGTTCCACGCGCACGGCCCGATGAAGCTCGTGCTGGTGCCGGTCAACCTGGTCATGAACATCATCGAGTGGCTGGTCAAGCCGGTTTCGCTCGCGATGCGACTGTTCGGCAACATGTACGGCGGCGAGCTGGTGTTCATGCTCATCGCCGGTCTGATGGGAAGCATCTACACGTTCGTGCCTGGCGTCATCGCCAACGCGGCCTGGGCGATCTTCCACATCCTGATCATCCTGTTGCAGGCCTTCATCTTCATGATCCTCACGGTCGTCTACATCGCAGGCGCCCGCGAAAGTCATTGA